One genomic window of Diospyros lotus cultivar Yz01 chromosome 8, ASM1463336v1, whole genome shotgun sequence includes the following:
- the LOC127808335 gene encoding heavy metal-associated isoprenylated plant protein 28-like, with protein MESVELKVEMVGIHEKRLRKCLSKLKGIEKVEVDANNQKVVVTGYAHRNKVLKAVRRGGLKADFWSAQNELLTAYASASATYGSFRFNNFGFS; from the exons ATGGAG AGTGTGGAACTGAAAGTGGAGATGGTTGGCATACACGAGAAAAGGCTGAGGAAATGCCTGTCCAAATTGAAGG GGATAGAGAAAGTGGAAGTGGATGCCAACAATCAGAAGGTGGTGGTGACGGGTTACGCACATCGGAACAAGGTGCTGAAAGCAGTGAGGCGAGGTGGTCTCAAAGCCGACTTCTGGTCCGCCCAGAATGAGCTTCTCACTGCATACGCTAGCGCCTCTGCCACTTATGGAAGCTTCAGATTCAACAACTTCGGCTTCTCCTAG